A genomic segment from Colletotrichum higginsianum IMI 349063 chromosome 5, whole genome shotgun sequence encodes:
- a CDS encoding Sterol 24-C-methyltransferase, with the protein MVSSTASNLEREDHTRDAQFNKALHGNSAKATGGLSAMFSKGHDAKQAAVDEYFKHWDNKAAKDETAEERAARTAEYATLTRHYYNLATDLYEYGWGQSFHFCRFSHGEPFYQAIARHEHYLAHQIGITEGMKVLDVGCGVGGPAREIAKFTGCHVTGLNNNDYQIDRATHYAAKEGLSKQLEFVKGDFMQMSFPDNSFDAVYAIEATVHAPNLEGIYSEIFRVLKPGGVFGVYEWLMTDKYDNDNLAHREIRLGIEQGDGISNMCKVSEGLAAMKAAGFEMLHHEDLADRPDPMPWYWPLSGDLKYIQSVFDIFTIVRMTKVGRYIMHNMIGALEAIKLAPAGTKKTANSLAWAGDCLVAGGKEHLFTPMYLMVGKKPTN; encoded by the exons ATGGTTTCCTCAACGGCTTCCAACCTCGAGCGCGAGGACCACACTCGCGATGCACAGTTCAACAAGGCCCTGCACGGTAACAGTGCCAAGGCCACTGGTGGTCTCTCCGCCATGTTCAGCAAGGGCCACGATGCGAAGCAGGCCGCTGTCGACGAGTACTTCAAGCACTGGGACAACAAGGCCGCTAAGGACGAGACTGCCGAGGAGCGCGCA GCCCGAACTGCCGAATACGCGACCTTGACCAGACA CTACTACAACCTCGCCACCGACTTGTACGAGTATGGCTGGGGCCAGTCCTTCCACTTCTGCCGCTTTTCCCACGGCGAGCCATTCTACCAGGCTATTGCCCGGCATGAGCACTACCTCGCCCATCAAATCGGCATCACGGAGGGCATGAAGGTTCTTGACGTCGGATGTGGTGTCGGTGGTCCTGCGCGCGAAATCGCGAAGTTCACTGGCTGCCATGTTACCGGTCTTAACAACAACGACTACCAGATCGACCGAGCCACCCACTATGCCGCGAAGGAGGGTTTGTCGAAGCAGCTTGAGTTTGTGAAGGGTGACTTCATG CAAATGTCTTTTCCCGACAACTCTTTCGACGCTGTCTACGCCATCGAGGCCACTGTGCACGCGCCCAACTTGGAGGGTATCTACAGTGAGATCTTCCGCGTTCTGAAGCCTGGCGGTGTCTTTGGTGTCTACGAGTGGTTGATGACGGACAAGTACGACAACGATAACCTGGCCCACCGCGAGATTCGCCTGGGTATTGAGCAGGGTGACGGTATTTCCAACATGTGCAAGGTCTCGGAGGGTCTTGCTGCCATGAAGGCTGCTGGCTTTGAGATGCTGCACCACGAGGATCTTGCCGACAGGCCCGATCCCATGCCGTGGTACTGGCCCTTGTCAGGCGACCTCAAGTACATCCAGTCCGTCTTCGATATTTTTACCATTGTGCGCATGACCAAAGTGGGCCGCTACATCATGCACAACATGATCGGCGCGCTTGAGGCCATTAAGCTCGCCCCTGCTGGTACTAAGAAGACGGCCAACAGCTTGGCATGGGCTGGTGATTGCCTTGTTGCTGGTGGCAAGGAGCACCTATTCACTCCTATGTACTTGATGGTTGGAAAGAAGCCCACCAACTAG
- a CDS encoding Pre-mRNA-splicing factor slt-11 yields MPPQIKQDLNRSGWESTDFPSVCENCLPENPYVKMLKEDYGAECKLCTRPFTVFSWSADRAHGRKKRTNICLTCARLKNCCQACMLDLSFGLPIVVRDAALKMVAPGPSSDINREYFAQNNERAIEEGRAGVEEYEKTDEKARELLRRLAASKPYFRKGRPVEGLNNDAQSGSSSRGGVGGNPVVGAGVGGPGPIRTRDSRAAAAVGARSGRSKQAFPSAAQLPPGPQDWMPPADKNIMSLFVTGVEDDLPEHKIREFFKAHGKIKSLVCSHMSHCAFVNYDTREAAEKAAAACQGRAVIAGCPLRVRWGVPKAIGTMDKEQRSQMLTDARRGQGGARGGDGRGGRKQVSGDSGIGDAAQPSVAPAVALPPGADDGFKYASLQGD; encoded by the exons ATGCCACCCCAAATCAAACAGGACCTGAACCGCTCAGGTTGGGAATCTACCGATTTCCCGTCCGTTTGCGAAAACTGCTTGCCCGAGAATCCTTACGTCAAGATGCTCAAGGAGGATTATGGCGCCGAGTGTAAATTG TGTACTAGACCGTTCACCGTCTTCAGCTGGAGCGCTGATCGAGCCCACGGTCGAAAGAAGCGAACGAACATCTGCCTGACATGCGCACGACTCAAAAACTGCTGTCAGGCCTGTATGTTAGATCTTTCATTTGGTCTGCCCATTGTCGTTCGCGATGCCGCCCTCAAGATGGTAGCCCCCGGGCCATCGTCCGACATCAATCGTGAATACTTTGCGCAAAACAACGAGCGCGCCATTGAGGAAGGTCGTGCAGGAGTCGAAGAGTAcgagaagacggacgagaaAGCCAGAGAGCTGCTCCGAAGGCTAGCGGCAAGCAAGCCTTATTTTCGAAAGGGTCGACCTGTTGAGGGCCTGAACAACGATGCTCAATCAGGCTCAAGCTCAAGAGGTGGGGTCGGCGGTAACCCCGTTGTGGGTGCCGGTGTTGGTGGACCAGGTCCGATACGGACGAGAGATTCCAGGGCAGCAGCTGCTGTTGGTGCCAGGTCAGGCAGATCGAAGCAGGCATTTCCCAGCGCTGCCCAATTGCCCCCTGGGCCGCAGGACTGGATGCCACCCGCCGATAAAAACATTATGTCCCTCTTTGTCACCGGCGTCGAAGACGATTTGCCTGAGCACAAAATCCGCGAGTTTTTCAAAGCGCATGGCAAAATCAAGAGTTTGGTTTGTTCGCATATGTCCCACTGCGCATTTGTCAACTACGACACTAGGGAGGCGGctgagaaggccgccgcggcgTGCCAGGGTCGAGCCGTGATCGCAGGATGCCCTTTGCGTGTTCGCTGGGGTGTTCCTAAGGCGATCGGTACTATGGACAAGGAGCAGCGGTCTCAAATGCTTACGGATGCTCGGAGAGGGCAGggaggcgcgcgaggcggaGATGGAAGGGGTGGACGTAAGCAGGTCAGTGGTGATTCCGGCATCGGAGATGCTGCTCAACCGTCAGTTGCACCGGCGGTTGCGCTCCCTCCGGGTGCAGACGATGGTTTCAAGTACGCAAGTCTTCAAGGTGATTAG
- a CDS encoding DSHCT domain-containing protein — protein MASDLAAAIRGLHLDNRLSPDIDDILFQQRPRKRVKQDASYVKAHLEADFLTPSTQFSSEWLSRLQQRWDCPVDYTELFRISAPQTRTVTRFERHGLEGRVTGYKNVTVPANSATAKNSTSFLRKPASRADFVRGAAGFFPFAPGGLDGIEATAALEDQVHRAGGGESVAASSSKLERVIKLGDEGGLLEVAPGLSRGIDVNKKKTDDDEARAVEQELDREPEQAPGAEEAEAEAQTNGEKETGAEAGSENEEDGEDIDAILPVEFPALEPHGALAASSARKAGREWAHMVDINRDITNFRELVPDMARDWPFELDTFQKEAIYHLESGDSVFVAAHTSAGKTVVAEYAIALASKHMTKAIYTSPIKALSNQKFRDFRQTFDEVGILTGDVQINPEASCLIMTTEILRSMLYRGADLIRDVEFVIFDEVHYVNDFERGVVWEEVIIMLPEHVTLILLSATVPNTYEFASWVGRTKQKDIYVISTPKRPIPLEHYLWAGKNIHKIVDSDKKFIEKGWKEANQAIQGKDKMKIPESSNAPRGGGGQRGAPRGGIQRGGQRGGQRGGGSQQRGRGGAPRASHNPGHMGRIGRQGGFTSAAQDKNLWVHLVQFLKKDNLLPSCIFVFSKKRCEENADALSNQDFCTANEKSAIHMTIEKSIARLKPEDRTLPQIIRLRELLSRGIAVHHGGLLPIVKEIVEILFAQTLVKVLFATETFAMGLNLPTRTVVFSGYRKHDGHSFRNLLPGEYTQMAGRAGRRGLDTVGSVIIVPPGGDEAPPVADLQKMILGEPSKLRSQFRLTYNMILNLLRVEALKIEEMIKRSFSEHATQQLLPEHEKAVKISEADLAKIKRDSCGICDVSMDECHQASEDYKQLTGDVYKSLIGIPIGRKMFSQARLIVYSRDGIRTPGILLSDGASNKGPQGSPTLHVCEIRLMRETRDSTDLLPFIPAFRKYLTPLPQAKKHMRIKTLHVPLSDVECLTRYVTKGIVPEIFQSGEKYIKAKDRLYSICRSWDDLWDEMDLSKIKNLQFQEMMKKRKEAEVTASSSPALSCPQFLKHFAMCHDQWLIKEHISQLRHSLSDQNLQLLPDYEQRIQVLKQLQFIDESARIQLKGKVACEIHSGDELVLTELILDNVLADYEPAEIAALLSAFVFQEKTDTQPNLTGNLERGKDTIIAISEKVNEVQTLHQVIQSADDSNDFISRPRFGLMEVVYEWARGMSFKNITDLTDVLEGTIVRTITRLDETCREVKNAARIIGDPELYQKMQTAQEMIKRDITAVASLYM, from the exons atGGCGTCCGACTTGGCTGCTGCCATTCGAGGTCTTCATCTGGATAATCGTCTCAGCCCTGATATCGATGATATCTTGTTCCAGCAACGACCTCGCAAACGCGTCAAGCAGGATGCATCCTACGTCAAGGCTCATTTGGAGGCTGATTTCCTGACGCCCTCTACTCAATTCTCGTCCGAGTGGCTCAGTCGACTGCAACA GCGCTGGGACTGCCCCGTAGACTACACGGAGCTTTTCAGGATTTCTGCTCCTCAAACTCGAACTGTGACACGGTTTGAGCGACATGGCCTTGAAGGCAGAGTGACCGGCTACAAGAACGTCACCGTGCCGGCCAACAGTGCTACCGCCAAGAACTCCACCTCCTTTCTGCGCAAGCCTGCTAGTAGAGCTGACTTCGTCCGTGGAGCTGCCGGGTTCTTCCCTTTCGCACctggcggccttgatggcATCGAAGCGACAGCGGCACTCGAGGACCAGGTCCAccgggctggcggcggagagTCTGTCGCTGCCTCGTCCAGCAAGCTCGAACGAGTCATCAAGCTcggtgacgagggcggccttctcgaggtTGCACCTGGCCTCAGCCGCGGCATAGATGTGAACAAAAAGAagaccgacgacgatgaggctagggccgtcgagcaggagcTGGACCGGGAACCCGAGCAGGCGCCCGGTGCTGAAGAAGCAGAGGCGGAGGCGCAGACCAACGGAGAGAAGGAGACCGGGGCCGAAGCCGGTTCTGAAAACgaagaggacggcgaggacatTGATGCTATCTTGCCGGTCGAGTTTCCGGCTCTCGAGCCACACGGAGCTTTGGCGGCATCCAGTGCCAGGAAGGCTGGCCGGGAATGGGCCCACATGGTGGACATCAACCGAGACATCACAAACTTCAGAGAGTTGGTACCCGACATGGCAAGAGACTGGCCCTTCGAACTCGACACGTTCCAAAAGGAGGCTATTTACCATCTCGAAAGTGGCGATTCTGTATTCGTTGCTGCGCATACATCAGCCGGCAAAACTGTCGTCGCCGAGTATGCCATTGCCCTTGCCTCCAAGCACATGACCAAGGCCATCTACACGTCACCCATCAAGGCCTTGAGCAATCAGAAGTTCCGAGACTTCCGCCAGACATTCGACGAAGTTGGTATTCTGACGGGCGACGTTCAGATCAACCCGGAGGCTAGTTGCCTGATCATGACAACAGAGATTCTGCGAAGCATGCTGTACCGAGGAGCCGATCTGATCCGAGACGTAGAGTTTGTCATCTTCGACGAGGTACACTACGTCAATGATTTTGAGCGCGGTGTCGTCTGGGAAGAGGTCATCATCATGCTTCCAGAACATGTTACCCTTATCCTGTTGTCTGCGACTGTCCCCAACACTTATGAGTTTGCCTCATGGGTCGGGCGGACCAAACAGAAAGACATTTATGTCATCTCCACACCCAAGCGGCCTATTCCTCTGGAGCATTACTTGTGGGCTGGGAAGAACATTCACAAGATTGTTGACTCGGACAAGAAATTCATTGAGAAGGGCTGGAAGGAGGCCAATCAAGCCATTCAGGGCAAAGACAAAATGAAGATTCCGGAGTCGAGCAATGCGCCTCGTGGTGGAGGTGGCCAAAGAGGGGCACCGAGGGGAGGGATACAGCGTGGTGGACAGCGCGGAGGCCAACGTGGCGGTGGTTCCCAACAGAGAGGCCGTGGTGGAGCGCCTCGTGCCAGTCATAACCCCGGACACATGGGTAGGATTGGTCGGCAGGGCGGATTTACCTCCGCTGCTCAAGACAAGAATCTTTGGGTTCACCTTGTGCAGTTTCTCAAGAAGGACAATCTGCTTCCCTCGTgcatcttcgtcttctccaAGAAGCGATGCGAAGAGAATGCTGATGCGCTCAGCAACCAAGACTTCTGCACAGCCAACGAGAAGAGCGCCATTCACATGACGATCGAGAAGTCTATCGCCAGACTCAAGCCAGAGGACCGGACCCTGCCTCAGATTATCAGATTGAGGGAGCTCTTGTCCAGAGGCATCGCGGTCCACCACGGAGGTCTGCTGCCCATCGTCAAGGAAATTGTCGAGATTCTGTTCGCCCAGACTCTTGTAAAGGTGCTCTTCGCTACAGAGACATTTGCCATGGGTCTTAACCTGCCGACTCGAACAGTCGTTTTCTCCGGATACCGCAAGCATGACGGGCACTCCTTCAGAAACCTGCTCCCAGGCGAGTATACACAGATGGCCGGCCGAGCCGGTCGTCGTGGCCTGGATACTGTGGGCTCGGTTATCATTGTGCCGCCCGGCGGAGACGAGGCTCCTCCTGTTGCCGACCTTCAAAAAATGATCTTGGGAGAGCCGTCGAAGCTGAGGTCTCAGTTCCGACTCACCTACAACATGATTCTCAACCTGCTTCGGGTGGAAGCCCTCAAGATTGAAGAGATGATTAAGCGCAGCTTTTCAGAACACGCCACGCAGCAGCTGCTCCCTGAACATGAAAAGGCAGTCAAAATTTCGGAGGCCGATTTAGCCAAGATCAAACGAGACTCTTGTGGCATATGCGATGTCTCCATGGATGAATGCCACCAAGCGTCAGAGGACTATAAACAACTCACAGGCGACGTCTACAAGTCTCTCATCGGCATTCCGATCGGCCGCAAAATGTTCAGCCAGGCGCGCTTGATCGTGTACAGCAGGGACGGCATCCGTACGCCTGGTATTTTGCTGTCTGACGGCGCGAGCAACAAGGGTCCCCAGGGTAGTCCAACACTACATGTCTGCGAAATCAGGCTGATGAGAGAGACTCGCGACTCAACGGACCTGTTGCCGTTCATTCCGGCCTTCCGCAAGTATCTTACGCCACTGCCGCAGGCAAAGAAGCATATGCGCATCAAGACTCTGCATGTTCCTCTGAGTGATGTTGAATGTCTTACAAGGTACGTTACCAAGGGTATCGTGCCAGAGATCTTTCAGAGCGGCGAAAAGTATATCAAGGCAAAGGACAGGCTCTACTCGATCTGCCGGTCTTGGGATGACCTCTGGGACGAAATGGATCTGTCCAAGATCAAGAATCTTCAATTCCAggagatgatgaagaagcGAAAAGAGGCAGAGGTCACCGCATCGTCTTCGCCAGCTCTCTCATGCCCTCAGTTCTTGAAGCAT TTTGCCATGTGCCACGACCAGTGGCTCATCAAGGAACATATCTCCCAACTGCGACACTCTCTTTCGGACCAGAATCTCCAACTCTTGCCAGACTATGAGCAACGCATCCAGGTGCTCAAGCAACTGCAATTTATTGATGAGAGTGCAAGAATTCAACTCAAGGGCAAGGTGGCCTGTGAGATTCATtcgggcgacgagctcgtATTGACGGAACTCATCCTGGACAATGTGCTCGCAGACTATGAGCCGGCCGAAATTGCGGCCCTTCTGTCGGCCTTTGTGTTTCAGGAAAAGACAGATACTCAGCCGAACTTGACGGGCAACCTTGAGCGAGGCAAGGACACTATTATTGCCATTAGCGAGAAGGTTAACGAAGTCCAGACGCTCCATCAGGTCATTCAGTCTGCCGACGATTCCAACGATTTCATCTCCCGACCCAGATTTGGCTTGATGGAAGTTGTATACGAGTGGGCAAGAGGCATGAGCTTCAAGAACATCACCGATCTGACCGATGTCCTGGAGGGCACCATTGTGCGAACCATAACGCGTCTTGATGAGACGTGCCGCGAAGTGAAGAATGCTGCCCGCATCATCGGAGATCCGGAGCTATACCAGAAGATGCAGACGGCACAGGAGATGATCAAACGGGACATCACGGCAGTTGCCAGTCTGTACATGTAG
- a CDS encoding DnaJ domain-containing protein: MASATIVAHALPLLPEGWSAEKDFKAIGQVAAATQRSLEPVGPHFLAHARRARHKRTFSEDDRIQAQEAAKKVENDDDGEISEPEDAMMLQRDAKDWKNQDHYQVLGLTKYRWKATEDQIKRAHRKKVLKHHPDKKAAAGIVDDDNFFKCIQKATEVLLDPTKRQQYDSVDEKADVDPPTKKQLAKGNFYKLWGSVFKAEGRFSKTQPVPPFGDDKSTKEEVEEFYNFWYNFDSWRTFEYLDEDVPDDNENRDQKRHTERKNANARKKKKAEDNARLRKLLDDCSAGDERIKRFRQEANAAKNKKRLEKEAAEKKALEEAQAKKEADEKAAKEAEEKAKADRETSKKAKEAAKNAVKKNKRVLKGSVKDANYFASGEPSAATIDAVLGDVELIQSKIDPDEIAALAGKLNGLKVADEIKGVWSEEVKRLVGAGKLNDGDAKSLVQ; the protein is encoded by the exons ATGGCTTCTGCAACTATCGTCGCACAcgcccttcccctcctccctgaGGGGTGGTCCGCTGAGAAGGACTTCAAAGCCATCGGCCAGGTTGCTGCTGCAACCCAGCGCAGTTTGGAGCCCGTTGGCCCTCACTTCCTGGCCCACGCCCGTCGGGCCCGTCACAAGCGCACCTTCTCCGAGGATGACCGCATCCAGGCTCAAGAGGCTGCCAAGAAGGTCGAgaacgatgatgatggcgaaaTCAGCGAGCCTGAGGACGCCATGATGCTCCAGCGCGATGCCAAGGATTGGAAG AACCAAGACCACTACCAGGTCCTTGGACTCACCAAGTACCGCTGGAAGGCTACGGAGGACCAGATCAAACGTGCCCACCGCAAGAAGGTCCTCAAGCACCACCCCGATAAGAAGGCTGCCGCTGGtatcgtcgacgacgacaattTCTTCAAGTGCATTCAGAAAGCCACCGAGGTTCTGTTGGACCCCACCAAGCGCCAACAGTACGATTCGGTCGATGAGAAGGCCGACGTTGACCCTCCCACCAAGAAGCAGCTCGCCAAGGGTAACTTCTACAAGCTGTGGGGCAGTGTCTTCAAGGCTGAAGGCCGCTTCTCCAAGACTCAGCCTGTTCCGCCTTTTGGTGATGACAAGTCTACCAAGGAGGAAGTTGAGGAGTTCTACAACTTCTGGTACAACTTTGACAGCTGGCGGACGTTCGAATACCTGGATGAGGATGTCCCTGACGACAACGAGAACCGTGACCAGAAGCGCCACACGGAGCGCAAGAACGCTAACGCGCgtaagaagaagaaggctgaGGACAACGCCCGTCTCCGcaagctgctcgacgactgctccgccggcgacgagcgcATCAAGCGTTTCAGACAAGAGGCCAACGCGGCCAAGAACAAAAAGAGATTAGAAAAGGAGGctgccgagaagaaggccctcgaggaggctCAGGCCAAGAAAGAGGCTGATGAGAAGGCTGCCAAGGAGGCAgaggagaaggccaaggctgACAGAGAGACCTCCaaaaaggccaaggaggcggcCAAGAACGCTGTCAAGAAGAACAAGCGTGTGCTCAAGGGCTCGGTAAAGGACGCCAATTACTTTGCTTCTGGCGAGCCTTCGGCCGCCACGATCGACGCAgttctcggcgacgtcgagctcaTTCAGAGCAAGATTGACCCTGATGAGATTGCGGCGCTGGCAGGCAAGCTGAATGGCCTGAAGGTGGCTGATGAGATCAAGGGTGTCTGGAGCGAGGAAGTCAAGAGGCTTGTCGGTGCGGGCAAGCTCAACGATGGAGACGCGAAGTCCTTGGTGCAGTAA
- a CDS encoding mitochondrial protein fmp16 codes for MPLWHNGNFILTIASFPGDDRVLAAAQHQIRQSFRDQATLATTDSAYSQAIQKAEDIAKILRENVVQGKQDESRVYKLRIHEDTERGDNDSIKIAGSGKATMGGCGCS; via the exons ATGCCCCTGTGGCACAACGGAAACTTCATCCTGACGATAGCATCATTTCCAGGCGACGATCGAGTTCTTGCAGCTGCACAACATCAGATTCGCCAAAGCTTTAGAGACCAAGCCACTCTCGCAACGACAGATTCCGCCTACAGTcaagctatccaaaaagcCGAAGACATTGCTAAGATCCTCAGAGAAAACGTCGTCCAGGGTAAACAGGACGAGTCGCGTGTCTACA AGTTGCGCATTCATGAGGACACCGAGCGGGGCGACAACGATTCTATCAAGATagccggcagcggcaaggCGACTATGGGCGGATGTGGTTGCAGTTGA
- a CDS encoding Transketolase codes for MSRFLRPAARLAASSRATALRSSPISQFVTRPAAFSIQSRTYADAKGTKDYTVREALNEALAEELEANDKVFVLGEEVAQYNGAYKVTKGLLDRFGDKRVIDTPITESGFCGLAVGAALSGLHPVCEFMTFNFAMQAIDQIVNSAAKTLYMSGGIQPCNITFRGPNGFAAGVGAQHSQDYSAWYGSIPGLKVVAPWSAEDAKGLLKAAIRDPNPVVVLENELMYGQSFAMSEAAQKDDFVLPFGKAKVERTGKDLTIVTLSRCVGQALIAAENLKKNYGVDVEVINLRSVKPLDVEAIVKSVKKTHRLLSVESGFPAYGVGSEILALTMEYAFDYLDAPAQRVTGADVPTPYAQGLEEMSFPTEQIIENYVAKMLRL; via the exons ATGTCCCGATTCCTCCGTCCCGCAGCTCGCCTGGCGGCGTCCTCCAGAGCTACCGCACTCCGCTCCTCCCCCATCTCTCAGTTCGTTACCCGACCCGCTGCCTTTTCTATTCAGTCAAGGACGTacgccgacgccaagggCACCAAGGACTACACTGTCCGCGAGGCTCTTAACGAAGCCcttgccgaggagctcgaggccaacGACAAGGTCTTTGTtctgggcgaggaggtcgctCAGTACAATGGCGCGTACAAGGTCACAAAGGGTCTGCTGGACCGCTTCGGCGACAAGCGTGTCATTGACACACCCATCACTGAGAGTGGCTTCTGCggtcttgccgtcggcgccgccctgaGCGGACTGCACCCTGTG TGCGAGTTCATGACCTTTAACTTCGCCATGCAAGCCATCGACCAGATTGTCAACTCGGCTGCCAAGACGCTCTACATGTCCGGCGGTATCCAGCCTTGCAACATCACCTTCCGCGGCCCCAACGGTTTCGCCGCTGGTGTTGGTGCTCAGCACTCCCAGGACTACTCAGCGTGGTACGGCAGCATCCCTGGTCTCAAGGTCGTTGCTCCCTGGAGCGCTGAGGATGCCAAGGGTCTCCTGAAGGCTGCCATCCGCGATCCCAACCccgtcgtcgtgctcgaGAACGAGCTCATGTACGGCCAGTCCTTCGCCATGTCGGAGGCTGCCCAGAAGGACGACTTCGTCCTGCCTTtcggcaaggccaaggttGAACGCACCGGCAAGGACTTGACCATTGTCACCCTGTCCCGTTGCGTCGGCCAGGCCTTGATTGCTGCGGAGAACCTGAAGAAGAATTACGGCGTTGACGTCGAGGTTATCAACCTGCGCTCCGTGAAGCCTTTGGATGTGGAAGCGATTGTCAAGTCTGTTAAGAAGACCCACCGCCTCCTGTCCGTTGAATCTGGCTTCCCCGCCTACGGTGTCGGCTCCGAGATTCTGGCCCTGACGATGGAGTACGCCTTCGACTACCTTGACGCACCTGCGCAGAGAGTCACAGGCGCCGACGTTCCTACCCCGTACGCCCAGGGACTTGAGGAGATGAGCTTCCCCACCGAGCAGATCATTGAGAATTACGTTGCCAAGATGCTGCGTCTGTAA